The sequence below is a genomic window from Hippocampus zosterae strain Florida chromosome 7, ASM2543408v3, whole genome shotgun sequence.
TGACTTGCAACTGCAGCCTTgaaatctcctctttggcctcctTCAGTTGACTCAGACAGCACACACATGTCTTGGATGAAGCAAAACACGACAGAAACAAGAAGTACTTTATTTTGTGACCGCGTAATGACAAcatgtaaaagttttttttccccccaactttTGTATTTTCTCAAATCTTCTTGAGTATAATGGCACGAGCTTGGCGCACAGATATATAAAAATGAAGCTCATTTTGGAAGGACTGCACTTTACTGTGATCTTGACAGTTCTCGCTCACCACAGTCTCCTCAGATGGTTTCCGTTGGCTGCTTTGGATTTGCTGCTCTTTTCCCATCGCCCCGCTGACGGCCAAACATCGGTTGCAACCACAAGAGAGAAGAAAACGCAAACCACATCACAAGAGGAAGTCAAGAGAccacaaatgaaaatcaaatcaaagagCAGATGCGCATGTGGGATGAACACCACCATCTTTCACGAGCTCGTTCCGGTTTTAGAATGATAATCCAAAACATTCCTTACATCTCCTCCTCGAGTTTCCTCTGCTGCTCCTCATAGCTGCGCTTCAAGTTCCCCAGCATGTCTTTCATCTCCTCTTGATTTCCGAGGAGCTACGGGGAGTAATAAAACCTGAATGTTCTGAATGTTGTGATTATATGCAATTTTGATTAGTTCGACTCGGTTGAGGAATGTGGAAGAATGAGTGACTGGGAGGCGCATACCGTTTGTTCCATGCTTTTCTGACCCTTGTTCAAAGCTGCAAGGTCTTCCGGCTGTTAAAATGAGAACGGACAGGTCAGTCCTTCCTCACATCTCCTGAATTCATTGAAAGCATCACAAGCAAAGGCCAACACCTGACCTTGACTCTGGTCTGCAACAAGCGGCCAACGAGGGTCCTCACTCGGTCCAGCTCCCCGTGAAGGTCCTGCGAGGTGTCCCGAGCACTCTGGTGCTCTTCGGCCAGCTGGCTGCGCAAGGCAACCTGCGCCTGGGCCAAGGCCAGCAGTTCGGCACTTAGCTCCTTGCTTTGGCCCAGTTCTTTGTGATGGGCCTCAGTCAGAGGCAGGTCGTTTTGCTTGAGCGAGGACGACTCTTGGTCGCTCTCCTCGCCCACTATGCGGTGGGTCCCGGCTGACTGGAGCTTGCAGAGTAAATTGTCTCGCTCGGTCTGTAGTcgttttatttcatctttttgGTTCAATATCTAAAGATGGGGGAAGATTTAAAGAAGATGAAGTACACGAATGACATCAGTTTTTCTCCCCTTTATTGTGCTAAGGCACATACACTCCGCCCAAACATCGCCGATACCAAGTAGCCAATACTTGATGAAGCCATTAAATTGTTTCATTTGTGTTTAGCGTTTCACTGCCTACTGAATGTTTTGATTCTCTTTTCACAATAAATGTTTGAATTAAATTGCAAGGTAAAAGCATGACCTTATTTTTCAGCTCAAACGTCTCCTCTTCAAACTGGGCTCTTATCTTGTTTATGTGAAGCTTCTCCTCCACAAGCTCCTTTGATATCTgagtgtgaaggaaaaaaaacatttctgcttATAGAGTGTATCCAATAAAGTTACGCCCAAAATAATGAATACCGTACTCCACCTTTAGCTTCTCCTCTTCGCTATGGACGAGTTTGCTGGATAGGTCTGTGTTGGAGGTGGACAGATGAGTCACTTTATTCTGCAAGCAGTCGACTTTGATGGAAAGTTGCTCATTCATGTTTTGAGGCTGCAAAGAGTGAACTGACTGAAATGAACATTAGTGGGAGAAACAAATTTAGGCCTACACGATTGTATCAAGATGTAAAATGCCGTACTCACATTTTCCTCTCGAATTTGGTCCTTCGCTTGATTTAAACATGAGCGAGGCTCCCGTGGGTCCATATTTACAATTCCTTCAAGTAAGTGCAGTGGAGTATTTGATACTCACTTTGCGTCCCTCAGCGGAATGTTGCCATGGTTCAGTACAACACAACTCTTCACAACAAAACGAACCATTTTCTTTGTAGAAAAgattcaaaacatttatttacatacatacagcaaacAATGGACTTGATTGTatatttttcatgtaaaatgtgAACACAAAATGATGCTTAGACAACGACAATAAAAGTCCATATCTGCACACACTGCTATAGAAGAGATGTATAAAAAATTGACAAGTATTGTATCTGTTTTGCTATTATTAAATTGCACCGGTGAGGACATGAACAAACGGACATGCCTTCTATATGTAGACAACAGCGCCACCCAGTGACACAACgggaaaaatatttcattagaAAAAAATCTGAGGTCATTCATGGGATTTTAGGGGACGTTCAAGTCCTCCTCCACTTCATCATCCTCTTTATCGTGATGTTTTTGGTCCCCGGAATGCATTGTGAGACCCATGTGTTTGTGCAGGGCGTCCAAGGTGGGCTGTTTAACATAGTATCTGATATTTTGTGAAGGGACCACATTCTGGAGCTTCTCCAGCTTGCTATAGGCCTGGGAAAAACATACGGTGGAAGTTAGAACAATTGGGAATTTGTATTGAAGTGCATTTTGAGAGTTtactaaaataataacaataataataatcacagttTTGAAGTTGCCGCGCTGACAGTGATGGTCGATCAGGAAACCAAAAACATCGCCAACCCTGACAGCGGCGTCTAACTCGGGCTCCTCCAATAAGCCTTCACAAATGCTCAGTGCCTCCTCACCATTTTCGGATTTCAACCTAGGAGAAGATCAGAGCCAAAATAAGAAATGGAAAACGA
It includes:
- the ccdc78 gene encoding coiled-coil domain-containing protein 78, with the protein product MDPREPRSCLNQAKDQIREENPQNMNEQLSIKVDCLQNKVTHLSTSNTDLSSKLVHSEEEKLKISKELVEEKLHINKIRAQFEEETFELKNKILNQKDEIKRLQTERDNLLCKLQSAGTHRIVGEESDQESSSLKQNDLPLTEAHHKELGQSKELSAELLALAQAQVALRSQLAEEHQSARDTSQDLHGELDRVRTLVGRLLQTRVKPEDLAALNKGQKSMEQTLLGNQEEMKDMLGNLKRSYEEQQRKLEEEIGAMGKEQQIQSSQRKPSEETVTCVCCLSQLKEAKEEISRLQLQVKQLHELYRGRLLRYLKDITEFVDGLGGAKMASEGNKWSAFVDNMLRDVRASYRAREEQLATATQAYKKRLQRTTKTHHALICAYRDQRQHILAKLDHGLEPGPPESHFSLEPTEPREESGKRQQQLEQHKSKRGAQRQVARNQVK